In one Pseudodesulfovibrio tunisiensis genomic region, the following are encoded:
- a CDS encoding deoxyguanosinetriphosphate triphosphohydrolase family protein: protein MNNSFYSDFDVECIGRGQPRKEKGRTAFEQDRDRIIYSPAFRRLQSKTQVFLSGEFDFYRTRLTHSIEVSQIGRSICNHLNRTSDLLGPDFRIDESLVESLCLAHDIGHPSFGHAGERVLNDLMVGKAGGFEGNAQNLRILVDLFYRQGSEWSGMKPTRAFLDGMLKYKTLYSASREKRNHFIYDFQNEILKFVSPETPFADMLKSEDALNSFKSLECRIMDWADDIAYSVHDVDDGIRAGFINVKHVRNWIAANDFSVEHQRFLEELALAIQKDDFGPYLARLIGKFIHATTLVKRKNHLSGRTNRYAFDIRKSGEAEGVCSLLKKLAIDLVFRTPQVHQLEYKGGEILRRLFTVLDEQTAITGKDSLALLPPQYYEAMRGQDTHQRRRILCDYLSGMTDGFVVRTYKRLFDPDFGSIIDLI, encoded by the coding sequence GTGAACAATTCGTTTTATTCGGATTTCGATGTGGAGTGCATCGGCAGGGGCCAGCCCAGAAAGGAAAAGGGCAGGACCGCGTTCGAACAGGATCGGGACCGGATCATCTATTCCCCGGCATTTCGTCGCTTGCAGTCCAAGACGCAGGTCTTTCTGTCCGGCGAGTTCGATTTCTACCGCACCCGGCTGACCCATTCCATTGAGGTTTCCCAGATCGGCAGATCGATCTGCAATCATCTCAATCGCACCTCGGATTTGCTCGGGCCGGATTTTCGCATTGATGAAAGTCTGGTGGAATCCCTGTGTCTGGCGCATGACATCGGGCATCCCTCGTTCGGTCATGCCGGGGAACGCGTACTCAACGACCTCATGGTCGGCAAGGCCGGTGGCTTCGAGGGCAATGCGCAGAATCTGCGTATCCTCGTTGACCTGTTCTACCGGCAGGGAAGCGAGTGGAGCGGCATGAAGCCCACTCGGGCCTTTCTGGACGGCATGCTCAAATACAAGACCCTGTACAGTGCTTCACGTGAAAAACGGAATCATTTCATCTACGATTTTCAGAACGAGATCTTGAAGTTCGTGTCTCCGGAAACGCCTTTTGCCGACATGCTCAAGTCCGAAGATGCCTTGAACAGTTTCAAGTCGCTGGAATGCCGGATCATGGACTGGGCGGACGACATCGCCTATTCCGTGCACGATGTGGATGATGGCATCCGCGCCGGGTTCATCAACGTCAAGCATGTTCGGAACTGGATTGCCGCCAATGATTTTTCCGTGGAGCATCAGCGCTTTCTTGAAGAGCTGGCTCTTGCCATTCAAAAAGATGATTTCGGCCCTTATCTGGCGAGGCTTATTGGGAAATTCATCCATGCCACAACGCTGGTGAAACGGAAAAATCATCTTTCCGGCAGGACCAATCGCTACGCCTTTGACATTCGGAAAAGCGGGGAAGCCGAGGGCGTGTGTTCTCTACTCAAGAAGTTGGCCATTGATCTGGTCTTTCGTACTCCGCAGGTCCATCAGCTCGAATACAAGGGCGGAGAGATTCTGCGTCGGCTGTTCACCGTACTGGACGAGCAGACCGCGATTACCGGAAAGGACAGTCTCGCGCTTCTGCCGCCGCAGTACTACGAAGCCATGCGCGGACAGGATACGCATCAGCGGCGCAGGATTCTGTGCGACTATCTTTCCGGCATGACCGACGGATTCGTGGTGCGTACCTACAAGCGGTTGTTCGATCCGGACTTCGGCTCGATCATCGATCTGATCTAG
- a CDS encoding YgdI/YgdR family lipoprotein: MKRIIAILLTLAMALPLTACGSKTYHVVTKEGDSYTTQGKPDYDVKTETYTFEKEDGQEISINREQIKHIESVKK, translated from the coding sequence ATGAAACGCATCATTGCGATCCTTTTGACCCTTGCCATGGCCTTGCCGCTGACCGCTTGCGGCTCCAAGACGTACCATGTGGTGACCAAGGAAGGGGATTCCTACACCACTCAGGGCAAGCCGGACTATGACGTCAAGACCGAGACCTATACCTTCGAAAAGGAAGACGGTCAGGAAATTTCCATCAATCGCGAACAAATCAAGCACATCGAAAGCGTCAAGAAATAG
- a CDS encoding amidohydrolase family protein: MKIDVHTHAFHPKIADKVLDQLDHHYHIGMTGTGRADDLIQRLDKGAIDKAVVLCAATAPSQVIPANNWAIQLKKEEPRFIPFGTMHPDFDNIEEEFDRLEQNGITGLKFHPDFQGFRMDDPRFRKVMEIAGDRFIMLFHVGDTLPPEENPSCPIKMAKLRDDFPDPIMIAAHFGGYRQWDLAVEHLADRDVFVDTSSSIDFLSDEQCKRIFDKFDREHILFGSDYPLWDPQTEMDKLRKRLGFSDSEMEDLLSAGSVLFAD, encoded by the coding sequence ATGAAAATCGACGTTCACACACATGCGTTTCATCCGAAAATCGCAGACAAGGTTCTGGATCAACTCGACCACCACTATCACATCGGCATGACCGGGACGGGACGGGCCGACGATCTGATCCAACGGCTGGACAAAGGCGCCATAGACAAAGCCGTGGTGCTCTGCGCAGCTACAGCTCCGAGTCAGGTCATTCCCGCCAACAACTGGGCCATCCAATTGAAAAAGGAGGAACCCCGGTTCATTCCTTTCGGAACCATGCATCCGGATTTCGACAATATCGAAGAGGAGTTCGACCGGTTGGAACAAAACGGCATCACCGGCCTGAAGTTTCATCCGGACTTTCAAGGCTTCCGCATGGACGATCCAAGGTTCCGCAAGGTCATGGAAATCGCAGGCGATCGATTCATCATGCTGTTTCACGTCGGCGACACGCTGCCGCCCGAAGAAAATCCGTCCTGCCCCATCAAGATGGCCAAACTCAGGGACGATTTTCCCGATCCGATCATGATAGCCGCCCATTTCGGCGGGTACCGACAATGGGACCTGGCTGTCGAGCATCTTGCGGACCGGGATGTGTTCGTGGACACGTCCAGCTCCATCGATTTCCTTTCCGACGAGCAGTGCAAACGGATTTTCGACAAATTCGACCGCGAGCACATTCTGTTCGGCAGCGACTACCCTCTGTGGGACCCGCAGACCGAAATGGACAAGCTCAGAAAACGCCTCGGGTTCTCCGATTCGGAAATGGAAGACCTGCTTTCCGCAGGTTCCGTCCTGTTTGCGGATTAA
- a CDS encoding acyl-CoA thioesterase, which produces MTPKSDFPQPEFWYPHFVSYGETDTMGVLYYAEYLHVFERARSFCCRERDMSYAEMERRGLILPVREAQCRYRAPIRFDDAILVRTGIAEWARASITFHYEIWDREKTVLHATGMTQHACVDGSGKLIRVPGWLRELFS; this is translated from the coding sequence ATGACACCCAAAAGCGACTTTCCCCAACCGGAATTCTGGTACCCGCACTTTGTCTCCTATGGTGAAACCGACACCATGGGCGTACTCTACTACGCGGAATACCTGCATGTCTTCGAACGCGCCCGCAGCTTCTGCTGCCGCGAGCGCGACATGAGCTATGCGGAAATGGAGCGGCGCGGCCTGATTCTGCCGGTACGCGAAGCCCAGTGCCGATACCGCGCTCCCATCCGGTTCGACGATGCCATCCTTGTCAGGACCGGCATTGCCGAGTGGGCAAGGGCTTCCATCACGTTTCATTACGAAATATGGGACAGGGAAAAGACCGTGCTGCATGCCACGGGCATGACGCAGCACGCCTGCGTGGACGGCTCCGGCAAGCTGATCCGTGTTCCGGGCTGGCTCCGGGAACTCTTTTCCTGA
- a CDS encoding cofactor-independent phosphoglycerate mutase, protein MKFLYLIADGMGGWPLDELGGKTTLEAAHTPNMDELAASGIVGRCQTVPHGMAPGSDVANMALLGFDPARYHTGRGPIEAAAQGLQLDPDDLVWRMNLVRVTELTIDGIMRDYSSGHIATELSRPLVERLQEKLGNDTYSFVPGVQYRHLLVQKNGALTEDADLAVTPPHDITDKPIKQDMRAFSRSPVLWDLIMESRDLLADRSVNATRANSIWPWGQGRPLNLPGFRDKYGLHGAVISAVDLIKGLGFASGMDVIDVDGATGLLDTNYEGKVQAALKFLEQGDMVFVHLEGPDECGHSGIAKDKVEAISRFDERVVAPLRKALEGQDVAWLIACDHFTPIKERTHTMDPVPFILNGPGCTPSEVSAFTEATADASGLRIENGHELLDFALNRTGKK, encoded by the coding sequence ATGAAATTCCTGTACCTGATAGCCGACGGAATGGGCGGCTGGCCTCTGGATGAGCTCGGTGGGAAAACCACGCTGGAAGCGGCGCATACGCCCAACATGGACGAGCTGGCCGCCTCCGGCATCGTGGGCCGCTGCCAGACCGTGCCGCATGGCATGGCCCCGGGGTCCGACGTGGCGAACATGGCCCTGCTCGGCTTCGACCCGGCCCGCTACCACACGGGGCGCGGTCCCATTGAAGCCGCAGCACAAGGTCTGCAACTCGACCCGGACGACCTTGTCTGGCGCATGAACCTCGTCCGTGTCACCGAGCTGACCATTGACGGCATCATGCGCGACTACTCGTCCGGACACATTGCAACGGAGCTGTCCCGTCCTCTGGTGGAACGTCTTCAGGAAAAGCTGGGCAATGACACCTACAGCTTTGTACCGGGCGTGCAGTATCGCCATCTGCTCGTGCAGAAGAACGGCGCACTCACCGAAGACGCGGACCTTGCCGTCACCCCGCCGCACGACATCACGGACAAGCCCATCAAGCAGGACATGCGCGCATTCTCCCGCAGCCCGGTGTTGTGGGACCTGATCATGGAATCCCGCGACCTGCTCGCGGACCGGTCCGTGAATGCGACCAGGGCCAACTCCATATGGCCGTGGGGTCAGGGACGTCCTTTGAACCTCCCGGGGTTCAGGGACAAATACGGCCTGCACGGCGCTGTCATCTCTGCGGTGGACCTGATCAAGGGGCTCGGCTTTGCCTCGGGAATGGACGTGATCGACGTGGACGGTGCAACCGGCCTGCTCGACACCAACTACGAAGGCAAGGTCCAGGCCGCACTGAAATTCCTTGAACAGGGAGACATGGTCTTCGTGCACCTTGAAGGCCCGGACGAATGCGGGCACAGCGGCATTGCCAAAGACAAGGTGGAAGCCATCTCCCGATTCGACGAACGCGTGGTTGCGCCGTTGCGAAAAGCCCTTGAGGGGCAGGACGTGGCGTGGCTCATCGCCTGCGACCATTTCACGCCCATCAAGGAGCGTACGCACACCATGGACCCGGTGCCCTTCATTCTGAACGGCCCGGGCTGCACACCTTCCGAAGTGTCCGCTTTCACTGAAGCCACGGCCGACGCTTCGGGCCTGCGCATCGAAAACGGGCATGAACTGCTCGACTTTGCGCTGAACAGGACCGGAAAGAAGTAA
- a CDS encoding homoserine dehydrogenase → MTPIKIGLAGFGTVGSGLARILDMNGDRIARRVGRRIEIKTVLVRDLQKKRAFETGPDVTFTDDPARLIDDPEISIVVELMGGIGAAKTLITDAFNAKKHVVTANKHLLAEHGPELFALAAKRQCGLLFEASCAGGIPIVQTLKESLAGDEIVSMLGIMNGTANYILSEMTTKGLDFDTALREAQDLGYAEADPTFDIEGMDTAHKLCVLIRLAYGVDFPLKDIPVQGITSVTPQDIQFAREFGYRIKLLAHVAQVNGKLEAGVHPALVPYTYLLARVGGNYNAVRVTGNAVGPIMLHGQGAGDLPTGSAVLADIMHLARHINSNVVTNNTGFGSDPLPPAEIHPPEETVSKYYFRFTVQDRTGVMAAITKSMATHGVSIAQAVQTGEVGGDGVPLVIVSHDTKASAVEAVAREIDAMDFTVEPCVKFRIL, encoded by the coding sequence ATGACTCCGATCAAAATCGGTCTGGCCGGATTCGGCACCGTAGGTTCCGGTCTGGCCAGAATTCTGGATATGAATGGAGACCGCATTGCCCGGCGCGTAGGCAGGCGGATCGAAATCAAGACCGTGCTCGTACGCGATCTGCAAAAGAAGCGCGCTTTCGAGACCGGGCCGGACGTGACCTTCACGGACGACCCGGCTCGTCTGATCGACGATCCGGAAATCTCCATTGTCGTGGAACTCATGGGCGGCATCGGTGCAGCAAAAACGCTGATCACCGATGCGTTCAACGCGAAAAAGCATGTGGTCACGGCCAACAAGCATCTGCTGGCCGAACACGGCCCGGAACTGTTCGCCCTTGCTGCAAAAAGACAATGCGGCCTGCTGTTCGAGGCGAGTTGCGCCGGGGGCATCCCCATCGTGCAGACTCTCAAGGAAAGCCTTGCGGGTGACGAAATCGTCTCCATGCTCGGCATCATGAACGGCACGGCCAACTACATCCTTTCCGAAATGACCACCAAGGGGCTGGACTTCGACACGGCCCTGCGCGAGGCTCAGGACCTTGGCTATGCCGAGGCCGATCCGACCTTCGACATCGAAGGCATGGACACGGCCCACAAGCTGTGCGTGCTGATCCGACTGGCCTACGGCGTGGATTTCCCGCTCAAGGACATCCCGGTTCAGGGCATCACCTCGGTCACGCCGCAGGATATCCAGTTCGCCCGCGAATTCGGATACCGGATCAAGCTGCTGGCCCATGTGGCTCAGGTGAACGGCAAGCTCGAAGCCGGTGTGCATCCGGCACTCGTGCCCTACACCTATCTGCTGGCCCGGGTGGGCGGCAATTACAACGCGGTCCGCGTCACGGGCAATGCCGTGGGGCCCATCATGCTGCATGGTCAGGGAGCCGGTGATCTGCCTACGGGCAGCGCAGTGCTGGCCGACATCATGCATCTGGCCCGCCACATCAACAGCAACGTGGTGACCAACAACACGGGCTTCGGGTCCGATCCGCTTCCTCCGGCCGAAATCCATCCGCCCGAGGAAACCGTATCCAAGTACTATTTCCGTTTCACGGTACAGGATCGGACCGGCGTCATGGCCGCCATCACCAAATCCATGGCCACCCATGGCGTTTCCATTGCCCAGGCAGTGCAGACGGGCGAGGTCGGCGGAGATGGGGTTCCCCTTGTCATCGTGTCGCACGACACCAAGGCAAGCGCGGTCGAGGCCGTGGCCCGGGAAATCGATGCCATGGACTTCACTGTGGAACCGTGCGTCAAATTCAGAATACTGTAA
- a CDS encoding aminotransferase class I/II-fold pyridoxal phosphate-dependent enzyme gives MQQFARVHRLPPYVFAQVNELKMQMRHAGADIIDLGMGNPDVPTPKPILDKLAEAAYKPGNSRYSASKGIKGLRRAIADWYQRRFDVSLDMDQEVCVTMGAKEGLAHLALAMLTPGDVVLAPDPAYPIHPYASIIAGADVRRVPIGPGQDFFENLEIAIRHTWPKPKVLIINFPHNPTTQCVDVPYFEKIVDFAKEHGLYVIHDLAYADFTFDGYEAPSFLQARGAMDVGVEFYSMTKSYSMAGMRVGFCCGNKELVQALTRIKSYLDYGIYNPIQIAATCALSGDLGDDPKFSREEMDNAVREIMAVYQDRRDALCDGLNRVGWEVEPPKATMFLWARIPEEFRKMGSVEFSKMLLREAEVAVSPGLGFGEYGDDHVRFAFVENRHRTNQAIRNLRKFFAKG, from the coding sequence ATGCAGCAGTTTGCGAGAGTTCACAGGCTTCCGCCCTATGTTTTCGCCCAGGTCAACGAGCTCAAGATGCAGATGCGCCACGCAGGCGCAGACATCATCGATCTCGGCATGGGCAATCCCGACGTTCCCACCCCCAAGCCCATCCTCGACAAGCTCGCAGAGGCAGCATACAAGCCCGGCAACTCCCGCTATTCCGCATCCAAGGGAATCAAGGGATTGCGACGGGCCATTGCCGACTGGTACCAGCGCCGCTTCGACGTGTCTCTGGACATGGATCAGGAAGTCTGCGTGACCATGGGCGCCAAGGAAGGTCTTGCGCATCTGGCTCTGGCCATGCTCACCCCGGGCGACGTTGTTCTCGCTCCGGACCCGGCCTACCCCATCCACCCGTATGCTTCCATCATTGCGGGTGCGGATGTGCGCCGCGTACCCATCGGCCCGGGACAGGATTTCTTCGAAAATCTGGAAATCGCGATCCGGCACACCTGGCCCAAGCCCAAGGTGCTGATCATCAATTTCCCGCACAATCCCACCACCCAGTGCGTGGACGTGCCCTACTTCGAAAAGATAGTGGACTTCGCCAAGGAACACGGCCTGTACGTGATTCACGATCTGGCTTACGCGGATTTCACCTTTGACGGATACGAGGCCCCGAGCTTTCTGCAGGCCAGAGGCGCCATGGACGTGGGCGTGGAGTTCTATTCCATGACCAAGAGCTATTCCATGGCCGGAATGCGCGTGGGCTTCTGCTGCGGCAACAAGGAACTGGTGCAGGCCCTGACCCGCATCAAGAGCTATCTGGACTACGGCATCTACAATCCCATCCAGATCGCGGCCACCTGCGCCCTGAGCGGCGACCTCGGAGACGACCCCAAGTTTTCCCGCGAGGAAATGGACAATGCCGTCCGGGAAATCATGGCCGTGTATCAGGATCGCCGCGACGCATTGTGCGACGGCCTGAACCGCGTGGGATGGGAAGTCGAGCCGCCCAAGGCCACCATGTTTCTGTGGGCACGGATCCCCGAGGAATTCCGGAAGATGGGGTCCGTGGAATTCTCCAAGATGCTCCTCAGGGAAGCCGAGGTGGCAGTTTCGCCGGGCCTTGGCTTCGGCGAATACGGCGACGACCACGTGCGTTTCGCATTCGTGGAAAACCGCCACCGTACCAATCAGGCCATCAGGAACCTGAGAAAATTCTTTGCCAAGGGATAA
- a CDS encoding branched-chain amino acid transaminase translates to MVQKSDTIWFDGKQVPWDEANVHVLTHTLHYGAGVFEGIRAYECADGTSEVFRLEDHMVRLINSAKILGLKVPYTAEDLTEAAVETLKVNKLPGAYIRPLIFVGAGAMGVHPGQNPIQVIIATWPWGAYLGEDALEKGIRVKCSTFSRHHVNVMMTKSKACGNYVNSVLAKTEAVADGYDEAILLDTTGHVSEGSGENIFMVVNDVIYTPHADGVLGGLTRDSMIALAGDLGYEVREEPITRDMLYCADEVFFTGTAAELTPIREIDRRVIGEGKAGPVAQLMQSEFFRIVKGENPDYEHWLHRYSL, encoded by the coding sequence ATGGTCCAGAAGTCCGATACCATCTGGTTCGATGGCAAACAGGTTCCCTGGGACGAGGCCAATGTCCACGTCCTGACCCACACCCTGCACTACGGAGCCGGGGTTTTCGAAGGCATCCGCGCCTATGAGTGCGCCGACGGCACTTCCGAGGTCTTCCGGCTGGAAGATCACATGGTCCGTCTGATCAATTCCGCCAAGATCCTCGGCCTCAAGGTTCCGTATACTGCCGAAGATCTGACCGAGGCGGCCGTGGAAACCCTCAAGGTGAACAAGTTGCCCGGCGCGTACATCCGTCCCCTGATTTTCGTGGGCGCGGGCGCCATGGGCGTGCATCCGGGCCAGAATCCCATTCAGGTGATCATCGCCACCTGGCCCTGGGGCGCGTATCTGGGCGAGGACGCTCTGGAAAAGGGCATCCGCGTCAAGTGCAGCACCTTCAGCCGCCATCATGTCAATGTCATGATGACCAAGTCCAAGGCCTGCGGCAACTACGTGAACTCCGTGCTGGCCAAGACCGAGGCCGTGGCCGACGGTTATGACGAGGCCATTCTGCTCGACACCACGGGCCATGTTTCCGAAGGCTCGGGCGAGAACATCTTCATGGTGGTCAACGACGTGATCTACACCCCGCATGCAGACGGCGTGCTCGGCGGCCTGACCCGCGATTCCATGATCGCCCTTGCCGGCGATCTCGGCTACGAAGTGCGCGAGGAGCCCATCACGCGCGACATGCTGTACTGCGCGGACGAGGTTTTCTTCACGGGAACCGCTGCCGAACTGACCCCGATTCGCGAGATCGACCGCCGCGTGATCGGAGAGGGCAAGGCCGGTCCGGTCGCCCAGTTGATGCAGTCCGAATTCTTCCGGATCGTCAAGGGCGAAAATCCGGATTACGAGCATTGGCTGCACCGCTATTCCCTGTAG
- the dnaX gene encoding DNA polymerase III subunit gamma/tau has protein sequence MSTSNLTAKYRPQTFSDVAGQEAVKAILSRAAAQDKVAPAYLFSGTRGVGKTTIARIFAKALNCVEAPTGEPCNKCQHCRQITAGVAPDVIEIDGASNRGIDDARRLKEDIGYAPIECRYKVFIIDEAHMLTKEAFNALLKTLEEPPARATFILATTEPHKFPATIISRCQHYTYKMLAQNELYAHLEKIMNLEGLQFEPGALQIIAKRGAGSVRDSMSLLGQALAMGQDVLREEDVRGFLGLAGQEVFFRLMEAMHSRNLVNVGHVLREVLDQGLDLGFFLRELTACWRNMFLLRQAGTEAMPLLGLSQDEAASWMDWAGKFDPAHIHACWQMTLDGQRRVMTSLEPAMALELLLLNLTSLPDLISLESVGTSAGQGGSPSAPPRSNGPARGGAPGGPGAGNGMRQQGTPQGNGRQFARNDQRREPQAPQPPQTPQAASQQGYASQHRPQQFAQAPAQPSMQNPGQPAGQQMPPQSRPSHGAQSFQQQAREQRSPAQGSARPSEQEEDAGSRSVPASAGGIGRDWQGFLDLAEERNGSSPVRAHVLRLTSGELNGNDLVIRCKSRVQCDQLNENKTFHALDLMVREYFGPMVEVRVETGNIQVRKSDRQLMAEAEKHPGVQLIMESFDARIMAVDHRK, from the coding sequence ATGAGCACATCCAATCTCACGGCAAAATATCGTCCGCAGACCTTTTCCGATGTAGCGGGACAGGAAGCGGTCAAGGCCATTCTGTCCCGGGCAGCGGCACAGGACAAGGTCGCACCCGCCTATCTTTTTTCCGGTACGCGAGGCGTGGGCAAGACCACCATCGCCCGCATTTTCGCCAAGGCGCTGAATTGCGTGGAGGCCCCCACGGGCGAACCGTGCAACAAGTGCCAGCACTGCCGTCAGATCACGGCCGGAGTGGCTCCGGACGTGATCGAGATCGACGGCGCCTCCAACCGCGGCATCGACGATGCCCGCCGTCTCAAGGAAGACATAGGCTATGCGCCCATTGAATGCCGCTACAAGGTGTTCATCATCGACGAGGCGCACATGCTCACCAAGGAAGCGTTCAACGCGTTGCTCAAGACCCTTGAGGAACCGCCTGCGCGCGCCACGTTCATCCTGGCCACGACCGAGCCGCACAAGTTCCCGGCCACCATCATCAGCCGCTGCCAGCATTACACCTACAAGATGCTGGCCCAGAACGAACTGTACGCCCATCTGGAAAAGATCATGAATCTGGAAGGACTTCAGTTCGAACCGGGCGCATTGCAGATCATCGCCAAACGCGGTGCCGGCAGTGTGCGCGATTCCATGTCCCTGCTTGGACAGGCTCTGGCCATGGGGCAGGACGTGCTGCGCGAGGAGGATGTTCGCGGATTTCTGGGGCTGGCCGGACAGGAAGTCTTTTTCCGACTCATGGAGGCCATGCATTCCCGCAACCTCGTGAACGTGGGACACGTACTGCGCGAAGTGCTGGATCAGGGATTGGACCTCGGATTCTTTCTGCGCGAACTTACGGCCTGCTGGCGCAACATGTTTCTTCTGCGTCAGGCCGGAACCGAGGCCATGCCGCTTCTGGGCCTGTCTCAGGACGAAGCCGCCTCGTGGATGGACTGGGCCGGAAAATTCGACCCCGCGCATATTCATGCCTGCTGGCAGATGACGCTGGACGGCCAGCGGCGTGTGATGACCAGTCTGGAACCGGCCATGGCTCTGGAACTGCTTCTGCTCAATCTGACCAGCCTGCCCGATCTCATCAGCCTTGAAAGTGTTGGAACTTCGGCCGGGCAGGGCGGTTCGCCATCGGCTCCGCCGCGTTCGAACGGACCTGCTCGCGGAGGCGCACCCGGTGGGCCGGGTGCGGGGAACGGCATGAGGCAGCAGGGAACTCCGCAGGGAAACGGACGCCAGTTCGCCCGGAACGATCAGCGCAGGGAACCGCAGGCTCCACAGCCGCCGCAGACACCGCAGGCCGCGTCCCAGCAGGGATATGCGTCTCAGCATCGTCCCCAGCAGTTTGCGCAGGCTCCGGCGCAGCCGTCCATGCAGAATCCGGGACAACCGGCCGGGCAGCAGATGCCGCCGCAGTCCAGACCCTCGCATGGGGCGCAGTCCTTTCAGCAGCAGGCAAGGGAGCAGCGTTCTCCGGCGCAGGGTTCGGCGCGTCCTTCCGAGCAGGAAGAAGACGCGGGCTCACGATCCGTGCCCGCTTCGGCGGGCGGAATCGGCCGGGACTGGCAGGGATTTCTTGATCTTGCGGAAGAGAGAAACGGCAGTTCCCCGGTTCGGGCCCATGTGCTCCGACTCACTTCGGGCGAGCTGAACGGCAATGATCTCGTGATCCGCTGCAAATCCCGGGTCCAATGCGACCAGTTGAACGAAAACAAGACATTTCATGCCCTGGATCTCATGGTCAGGGAATACTTCGGTCCCATGGTCGAAGTGCGTGTGGAAACAGGCAACATCCAGGTGCGCAAGAGCGACAGGCAGTTGATGGCCGAGGCGGAAAAGCATCCCGGCGTGCAACTGATCATGGAGAGCTTTGACGCGCGCATCATGGCTGTTGATCATCGAAAATAG
- a CDS encoding YbaB/EbfC family nucleoid-associated protein has product MNEMIRQAQVMQRKISKMQDELKTREIEASSGGGMVTVRATAGQEILSVAIEPSVMESGDVEMLQDLIMTAVNEAIKKGKDLMEEEMKSVTGGINIPGLF; this is encoded by the coding sequence ATGAATGAAATGATTCGTCAGGCCCAGGTCATGCAGCGCAAGATCAGCAAGATGCAGGACGAACTCAAGACCCGTGAGATCGAGGCTTCCAGCGGCGGCGGCATGGTGACCGTGCGTGCCACTGCCGGACAGGAAATCCTGTCCGTGGCCATCGAGCCTTCGGTCATGGAGTCCGGCGATGTGGAAATGCTTCAGGACCTGATCATGACTGCCGTGAACGAGGCCATCAAGAAGGGCAAGGACCTGATGGAAGAGGAAATGAAGTCCGTGACCGGCGGCATCAACATCCCGGGCCTGTTCTAG
- the recR gene encoding recombination mediator RecR: MQKLPGPLREVVEQLAGLPGIGPKSALRIALTLLKMPREKAGAVGRSILDLRENLCLCSECACLAESSPCAICSDPERDRAQLCLVAEWDSLLALEQMGLFRGRYLVLGGLLSPLDGVEPGHLEMDRLRRHLASGEVRELILALGATLDAESTASYVKNLVESEFPDVAVSRLAQGIPMGAEVKYMDKETLRQSLMHRQKV; this comes from the coding sequence GTGCAGAAGTTGCCCGGACCTCTGAGAGAGGTCGTGGAACAGCTTGCCGGGCTTCCCGGCATTGGTCCCAAGTCCGCGCTCAGGATAGCCCTGACCCTGCTCAAGATGCCTCGCGAAAAGGCCGGAGCCGTGGGAAGGAGCATTCTGGACCTGCGGGAGAATCTCTGTCTGTGCAGTGAATGTGCGTGTCTGGCCGAGTCCAGTCCGTGTGCCATCTGTTCGGACCCGGAACGGGACAGGGCGCAGCTCTGTCTTGTCGCGGAGTGGGATTCCCTGCTGGCTCTTGAGCAGATGGGGCTGTTTCGCGGCCGATATCTGGTGCTCGGCGGACTGCTGTCGCCTTTGGACGGCGTGGAGCCCGGGCATCTGGAAATGGATCGGCTCAGGCGTCATCTGGCGAGTGGAGAGGTCAGGGAACTGATTCTCGCTCTCGGAGCGACCCTGGACGCCGAGTCCACGGCCTCCTACGTCAAGAATCTCGTGGAATCCGAATTTCCGGACGTGGCCGTGTCACGTCTGGCACAGGGAATTCCCATGGGCGCGGAGGTCAAGTACATGGACAAGGAAACACTGCGACAGTCGCTCATGCACCGTCAAAAGGTGTGA